The following coding sequences lie in one Hyphobacterium sp. CCMP332 genomic window:
- a CDS encoding DUF4175 domain-containing protein encodes MKLWPLIQARLALLWERLAPALWPAALLIGLYAGISIFGIWDRLGDPWRALTYAAVVGVSLWLGWRRWREIDWPDSEDAARRVETDSGISARPHEALSDRPAGTSPEAQSVWQAHQRRMAERLKGAKARRPQAAWARVDSWGLRGGVIVLIAAAWMVSGDLARGRLFESFGFAPVYRGVETAQVDAWLNPPAYTGLAPIFFQDEQTEAEAPEGSELVIRTAGVRRAPNVRNGNDRAENRSIGDGVWQSHLVIESDAVVTLRAGRERAAYRINALADTAPDVEIVTAPEANVEGELSLEFTVEDDYGATDFRIEFRPEDDSSAEWSVIDVDPADLTRGEDGYRATVSTAQHVLAGSRVDLRIAALDGGGNTGLSPEIALTLPARVFLDPLARAVSEQRRIVIGSSQDYAPLPERDPMYLDDLQALPPFQGDEPERRIERAPESLQDVALALDAITDAPEFFFEDPIVYLGLRRELHSLRRAREYNEIGPIEANLWQIALRAELGSLADAERALRAAERALMEALARGADETELAPLFEAYQQAMDNYMAALAREAAEDGRVAEGGGPQINTDDLQGLLDALRDAAELGDTASAREALAALGEMLRNMELTLQQGEGDGEPTDEISQAMRDALEELGDVIGEQRQLQDETFEQAEGGPQGQSQGQSQGQQGSESQGQQSGQSGSQNGQTGAGSEGAQALAESQGSLADRLESLAQALPGESGETFGEAAEAMRRAEEALADGDAQGAVGEQAQALQALRDGAERLAQGLLERAQDATQAGAEGEDTDPLGRPQDSGGFSNGSGVDIPDEAERLRAREILDELRERAAEQGLDQDELDYIERLLDRFGS; translated from the coding sequence ATGAAACTCTGGCCCTTGATACAGGCACGTCTTGCGCTGCTTTGGGAACGACTGGCCCCGGCCCTCTGGCCGGCGGCGCTGCTGATCGGGCTCTATGCAGGCATTTCCATTTTCGGTATCTGGGACCGTCTCGGTGATCCCTGGCGGGCCCTGACCTATGCGGCGGTCGTCGGCGTCTCGCTGTGGCTGGGCTGGCGTCGCTGGCGCGAAATCGACTGGCCGGATAGCGAAGACGCCGCGCGTCGGGTTGAAACCGATTCCGGTATTTCCGCCCGTCCACATGAAGCGTTATCGGATCGTCCTGCAGGCACTTCCCCGGAAGCACAATCCGTCTGGCAGGCGCACCAGCGCCGCATGGCCGAACGCCTCAAGGGCGCGAAAGCACGGCGTCCGCAAGCCGCATGGGCGCGCGTGGACAGCTGGGGCCTGCGGGGCGGCGTCATTGTTCTGATCGCGGCGGCCTGGATGGTCTCCGGAGATCTGGCCAGGGGCCGCCTCTTTGAAAGCTTCGGATTTGCGCCCGTCTATCGCGGCGTGGAAACGGCGCAGGTCGATGCCTGGCTTAATCCGCCCGCCTATACCGGCCTTGCACCGATCTTCTTTCAGGATGAACAGACCGAGGCGGAGGCACCGGAGGGATCCGAGCTTGTTATCCGGACCGCCGGTGTGCGACGCGCCCCGAATGTCCGCAATGGCAATGATCGCGCCGAAAACCGGTCCATTGGTGACGGCGTCTGGCAAAGCCATCTGGTCATTGAATCAGATGCGGTTGTGACCCTGCGGGCCGGCCGGGAGCGAGCGGCCTATCGCATCAATGCCCTCGCCGATACTGCACCGGATGTCGAGATCGTCACCGCGCCGGAAGCCAATGTTGAAGGCGAGCTCAGTCTCGAATTCACGGTGGAAGATGATTATGGCGCAACGGACTTCCGCATCGAATTCCGGCCGGAAGACGATAGCAGCGCCGAATGGTCGGTGATTGACGTCGATCCTGCCGATCTGACCCGCGGCGAAGATGGCTATCGTGCCACCGTATCGACGGCCCAGCATGTGCTGGCCGGATCGCGCGTTGATCTGCGGATCGCCGCGCTGGATGGCGGCGGTAATACCGGCCTGTCGCCGGAAATCGCCCTGACGCTGCCCGCGCGCGTTTTCCTCGACCCGCTCGCGCGGGCCGTCTCAGAACAACGCCGGATCGTCATTGGTTCCTCGCAAGACTATGCGCCGCTCCCCGAACGCGACCCGATGTATCTGGACGACCTTCAGGCTTTGCCGCCTTTCCAGGGGGATGAGCCGGAGCGCCGCATCGAACGCGCACCGGAAAGCCTGCAAGACGTGGCACTGGCGCTGGACGCCATTACCGATGCGCCGGAATTTTTCTTTGAAGACCCGATTGTCTATCTCGGCCTGCGCCGTGAATTGCACAGCCTGCGCCGCGCCCGAGAATACAATGAAATCGGCCCCATTGAAGCCAATCTCTGGCAGATCGCCTTGCGGGCCGAGCTGGGCTCTCTGGCAGATGCCGAGCGGGCGCTGCGCGCGGCTGAACGCGCGCTGATGGAAGCACTGGCGCGAGGTGCCGACGAAACCGAACTGGCACCTTTGTTCGAGGCCTATCAGCAGGCCATGGATAATTACATGGCTGCGCTGGCCCGCGAAGCGGCCGAAGACGGGCGGGTCGCCGAGGGTGGCGGACCGCAAATCAATACGGACGATCTTCAGGGCTTGCTGGATGCCTTGCGCGATGCTGCAGAACTTGGCGATACAGCCAGCGCCCGCGAAGCTCTGGCCGCGCTCGGCGAAATGCTGCGCAATATGGAGTTGACGCTGCAACAGGGTGAAGGCGATGGCGAGCCAACCGACGAGATCAGCCAGGCCATGCGCGATGCGCTGGAGGAGCTGGGCGATGTGATCGGCGAGCAGCGCCAATTGCAGGACGAGACCTTCGAGCAGGCCGAAGGCGGTCCGCAAGGCCAGAGCCAGGGTCAAAGTCAGGGTCAGCAGGGCAGCGAGAGTCAGGGCCAGCAATCGGGTCAAAGTGGCAGCCAGAACGGACAGACGGGTGCCGGTTCGGAAGGCGCGCAAGCGCTGGCTGAATCGCAAGGATCGCTGGCGGATCGTCTGGAATCGCTCGCTCAGGCCCTGCCGGGTGAAAGTGGCGAGACGTTTGGCGAAGCGGCCGAAGCCATGCGCCGGGCCGAGGAAGCGCTGGCCGATGGTGATGCTCAGGGCGCTGTTGGCGAGCAGGCGCAAGCCCTGCAAGCACTGCGTGATGGCGCGGAACGTCTGGCACAGGGCCTTCTGGAGCGAGCTCAGGATGCCACGCAAGCCGGGGCGGAAGGTGAAGATACCGATCCGCTCGGACGTCCGCAGGATTCCGGTGGATTCTCCAACGGGTCAGGTGTGGATATCCCCGACGAGGCAGAACGCCTCAGGGCGCGGGAAATTCTGGATGAATTGCGGGAACGTGCAGCTGAACAGGGCCTTGATCAGGACGAGCTGGACTATATCGAGCGCTTGCTGGACCGCTTCGGCTCCTGA
- a CDS encoding lipoprotein — MKKLVTLIVIIGGLVVSGCGLRGDLERPPPAWGNPQQSEPAG; from the coding sequence ATGAAAAAACTGGTAACGCTCATCGTGATCATCGGCGGGCTGGTTGTGTCCGGTTGTGGCCTGCGGGGCGATCTGGAACGCCCGCCGCCGGCTTGGGGCAATCCGCAACAATCCGAACCCGCCGGGTAG